From the Perca flavescens isolate YP-PL-M2 chromosome 21, PFLA_1.0, whole genome shotgun sequence genome, one window contains:
- the mpp2b gene encoding MAGUK p55 subfamily member 2b isoform X1, whose protein sequence is MPVATSSSDSAMHQALDTLSDSTSSTTANDLDLIFLKGIMESPVAHEQFEEPKLEAVRENNMELVQDILKELNPLTNRSQAADELVRILKEPHFQSLLETHDSVASKNYETPPPSPCSFMDAALNNQPVPPDAVRMVGIRKVSGEHLGVTFRVESGELVIARILHGGMIDQQGLLHVGDIIKEVNGKEVGNDPKVLQEMLKEASGSVVLKILPSYQEPHTPRQAFVKCHFDYDPSHDNLIPCKEAGLGFNSGDILQIFNQEDLNWWQACHIEGGSAGLIPSQLLEEKRKAFVKRDLELATTGPLCAGMGGKKKKKMMYLTTKNAEFDRHELRIYEEVAKVPPFRRKTLVLIGAQGVGRRSLKNKLLVSDPQRYATTIPFTSRKPKVDERDGQLYSFMTRSEMDCDIKNGRFLEHGEYDGNLYGTKINSIHEVIETGKICILDVNPQALKVLRTSEFLPYVVFIEATDFEVLKAMNKSAIESGVVTKQLTDSELKRTVDESERIKRAYGHYFDLCIINDGLEAAFRSLRSALEKLSTEQQWVPVSWVF, encoded by the exons GCCCATGAGCAGTTTGAGGAACCCAAGCTGGAGGCTGTGAGGGAGAACAACATGGAGCTGGTCCAGGACATCCTCAAGGAGCTCAACCCACTCACAAACAGGAGCCAGGCCGCCGACGAGCTGGTCCGCATCCTGAAGGAGCCGCACTTCCAG TCCCTTCTAGAGACCCATGATTCAGTGGCATCCAAAAACTACGAGACACCCCCCCCCAGCCCCTGTTCCTTCATGGACGCAGCCCTCAACAACCAGCCCGTTCCCCCAGATGCAGTCAGGATGGTGGGCATCCGTAAGGTGTCAGGCGAGCACCTG gGTGTGACGTTTCGAGTGGAGAGCGGCGAGCTGGTGATTGCCAGGATCCTCCATGGCGGCATGATTGACCAGCAAGGTCTGCTTCATGTGGGTGACATCATCAAGGAGGTGAATGGCAAGGAGGTGGGCAACGACCCCAAAGTGCTCCAGGAGATGCTGAAGGAGGCGAGCGGCAGCGTGGTGCTGAAGATCCTGCCCAGCTACCAGGAGCCACACACACCAAGACAG GCCTTTGTAAAGTGTCACTTCGACTACGACCCATCCCATGATAACCTGATTCCCTGTAAGGAAGCAGGGCTTGGCTTCAACAGTGGAGACATTCTTCAGATTTTCAACCAGGAGGACCTCAATTGGTGGCAG GCCTGCCACATAGAAGGAGGCAGTGCAGGTCTTATACCAAGCCAGCTGCTTGAGGAGAAAAGGAAAGCGTTTGTGAAGAGAGACCTGGAGCTTGCTACCACAG gtCCTCTATGTGCTGGGATGGGtggtaagaagaaaaaaaagatgatgtaTTTGACTACCAAGAATGCAG AATTTGATCGCCACGAGCTGCGGATATACGAAGAGGTTGCCAAGGTCCCGCCCTTCAGGAGGAAGACACTGGTTCTGATTGGTGCGCAGGGGGTCGGCCGTCGCAGTCTGAAAAACAAGCTGCTGGTGTCGGATCCCCAGCGCTATGCCACCACCATCCCCT TCACCTCCAGGAAACCGAAGGTGGATGAGAGGGATGGCCAGCTGTACTCCTTCATGACCCGCAGCGAAATGGACTGCGACATCAAAAATGGTCGTTTCTTGGAGCATGGCGAGTACGACGGGAACCTGTATGGCACTAAGATCAACTCTATACATGAGGTGATAGAAACAGGAAAGATCTGCATCCTGGACGTCAACCCACAG GCTCTTAAAGTCCTGCGGACGTCAGAGTTCCTGCCCTATGTTGTCTTCATTGAAGCCACGGATTTTGAGGTTCTCAAAGCTATGAATAAGTCAGCAATTGAGTCAGGAGTGGTTACAAAACAGTTGACG GACTCTGAATTAAAGAGGACGGTGGACGAGAGCGAGCGCATTAAGCGGGCCTATGGACATTACTTTGACCTCTGCATCATAAACGACGGCCTGGAAGCGGCGTTCCGAAGTCTACGGTCGGCGCTGGAGAAACTGTCAACGGAGCAGCAATGGGTGCCTGTCAGCTGGGTCTTCTGA
- the mpp2b gene encoding MAGUK p55 subfamily member 2b isoform X2, which produces MHQALDTLSDSTSSTTANDLDLIFLKGIMESPVAHEQFEEPKLEAVRENNMELVQDILKELNPLTNRSQAADELVRILKEPHFQSLLETHDSVASKNYETPPPSPCSFMDAALNNQPVPPDAVRMVGIRKVSGEHLGVTFRVESGELVIARILHGGMIDQQGLLHVGDIIKEVNGKEVGNDPKVLQEMLKEASGSVVLKILPSYQEPHTPRQAFVKCHFDYDPSHDNLIPCKEAGLGFNSGDILQIFNQEDLNWWQACHIEGGSAGLIPSQLLEEKRKAFVKRDLELATTGPLCAGMGGKKKKKMMYLTTKNAEFDRHELRIYEEVAKVPPFRRKTLVLIGAQGVGRRSLKNKLLVSDPQRYATTIPFTSRKPKVDERDGQLYSFMTRSEMDCDIKNGRFLEHGEYDGNLYGTKINSIHEVIETGKICILDVNPQALKVLRTSEFLPYVVFIEATDFEVLKAMNKSAIESGVVTKQLTDSELKRTVDESERIKRAYGHYFDLCIINDGLEAAFRSLRSALEKLSTEQQWVPVSWVF; this is translated from the exons GCCCATGAGCAGTTTGAGGAACCCAAGCTGGAGGCTGTGAGGGAGAACAACATGGAGCTGGTCCAGGACATCCTCAAGGAGCTCAACCCACTCACAAACAGGAGCCAGGCCGCCGACGAGCTGGTCCGCATCCTGAAGGAGCCGCACTTCCAG TCCCTTCTAGAGACCCATGATTCAGTGGCATCCAAAAACTACGAGACACCCCCCCCCAGCCCCTGTTCCTTCATGGACGCAGCCCTCAACAACCAGCCCGTTCCCCCAGATGCAGTCAGGATGGTGGGCATCCGTAAGGTGTCAGGCGAGCACCTG gGTGTGACGTTTCGAGTGGAGAGCGGCGAGCTGGTGATTGCCAGGATCCTCCATGGCGGCATGATTGACCAGCAAGGTCTGCTTCATGTGGGTGACATCATCAAGGAGGTGAATGGCAAGGAGGTGGGCAACGACCCCAAAGTGCTCCAGGAGATGCTGAAGGAGGCGAGCGGCAGCGTGGTGCTGAAGATCCTGCCCAGCTACCAGGAGCCACACACACCAAGACAG GCCTTTGTAAAGTGTCACTTCGACTACGACCCATCCCATGATAACCTGATTCCCTGTAAGGAAGCAGGGCTTGGCTTCAACAGTGGAGACATTCTTCAGATTTTCAACCAGGAGGACCTCAATTGGTGGCAG GCCTGCCACATAGAAGGAGGCAGTGCAGGTCTTATACCAAGCCAGCTGCTTGAGGAGAAAAGGAAAGCGTTTGTGAAGAGAGACCTGGAGCTTGCTACCACAG gtCCTCTATGTGCTGGGATGGGtggtaagaagaaaaaaaagatgatgtaTTTGACTACCAAGAATGCAG AATTTGATCGCCACGAGCTGCGGATATACGAAGAGGTTGCCAAGGTCCCGCCCTTCAGGAGGAAGACACTGGTTCTGATTGGTGCGCAGGGGGTCGGCCGTCGCAGTCTGAAAAACAAGCTGCTGGTGTCGGATCCCCAGCGCTATGCCACCACCATCCCCT TCACCTCCAGGAAACCGAAGGTGGATGAGAGGGATGGCCAGCTGTACTCCTTCATGACCCGCAGCGAAATGGACTGCGACATCAAAAATGGTCGTTTCTTGGAGCATGGCGAGTACGACGGGAACCTGTATGGCACTAAGATCAACTCTATACATGAGGTGATAGAAACAGGAAAGATCTGCATCCTGGACGTCAACCCACAG GCTCTTAAAGTCCTGCGGACGTCAGAGTTCCTGCCCTATGTTGTCTTCATTGAAGCCACGGATTTTGAGGTTCTCAAAGCTATGAATAAGTCAGCAATTGAGTCAGGAGTGGTTACAAAACAGTTGACG GACTCTGAATTAAAGAGGACGGTGGACGAGAGCGAGCGCATTAAGCGGGCCTATGGACATTACTTTGACCTCTGCATCATAAACGACGGCCTGGAAGCGGCGTTCCGAAGTCTACGGTCGGCGCTGGAGAAACTGTCAACGGAGCAGCAATGGGTGCCTGTCAGCTGGGTCTTCTGA